In one Verrucomicrobiia bacterium genomic region, the following are encoded:
- a CDS encoding GH92 family glycosyl hydrolase, whose amino-acid sequence MTRHLPLKHLAISILLCALAENSFAQKTPVEYANPLVGTASLDDPALLGNAPPPGEETYSGFTYPGPALPHHDIILGPINKDLTEAAGNHGIIYPYVYARRTMLGFSSPMPRLTIMPVVGDWNVPPDRAYASPYDKTSEKASPGYYSVFFPDSGVRTELTTSERTGFYRFTFPKSERGTMLIDLGAGESEIEITGDHTVRGRGRRDGRGFVAEFSKPFKSFGVFRQNRPQLEGSRVRRDDFVNPGARSISGSYAGTYLEFSTTEGEQILVRITTGRTYEAAQQQLDTESHNFDEVHQRARDAWSEKLNLIQVEGGSEKERGLFYSTLYNSLLTPRLIVKKGDRMRGGDTQNIAEYDRYSPIAFWDTGRNQIVLLTLLEPDVKTNILRTHLEMARESGWMHTSFYGDHAVFMYLGDWERGLPFDYASVYEYLRKNAMDPAGPRGDLAEYLKNGWVHDDFQEHPSPPYAGGHAGVDKTLEYSWDDYAMALFAKKLGKDDDYKMFLARAHNYTNVFDPSTGFMRGKNPDGTWISPYDPNEPYYNYMTKEASGWQNFWLVPHDVQGLINLVGGRENFLKKLDAFFNTPYHPQGIARDVTGMIGLYCQGNQPDQQTAYYYDYAGQPWKTQELARKILRLMYGSDKSGNAYPGMDDQGSTSSWYVFSAMGFYTVDPSSPNYTIGSPIFDKVTLRLGNGKTLVIETKNNSEKNLYIQSATLNGKPWNKPWFAHTDIANGGHFIFEMGPQPNTNWGTAPDAAPPSMSN is encoded by the coding sequence ATGACTCGCCATCTTCCACTCAAGCACCTCGCCATTTCTATCCTGCTCTGCGCGCTCGCGGAAAATTCCTTCGCCCAAAAAACTCCCGTCGAATACGCCAACCCCCTCGTCGGCACCGCCTCCCTCGACGACCCCGCGCTGCTCGGCAATGCGCCGCCGCCCGGTGAAGAGACCTACTCCGGTTTCACCTATCCCGGCCCCGCGCTGCCGCATCACGATATTATTCTCGGCCCCATCAACAAAGACCTGACCGAAGCCGCGGGCAATCACGGCATCATTTATCCCTACGTCTATGCGCGCCGCACCATGCTCGGATTTTCCTCGCCCATGCCGCGCCTGACCATCATGCCCGTCGTCGGTGATTGGAATGTGCCGCCCGACCGCGCCTACGCTTCGCCGTACGACAAGACCTCCGAAAAAGCCTCGCCGGGATATTACTCCGTGTTTTTCCCCGACAGCGGCGTCCGCACCGAATTGACCACCAGCGAACGCACCGGCTTTTATCGTTTTACGTTTCCGAAATCCGAACGCGGCACCATGCTCATTGACCTTGGCGCGGGCGAAAGTGAAATTGAAATCACCGGCGACCACACCGTGCGCGGACGCGGACGCCGCGATGGCCGCGGCTTCGTCGCCGAATTTTCCAAACCCTTTAAAAGCTTCGGCGTCTTCCGCCAAAACCGCCCGCAACTCGAAGGCTCGCGCGTCCGTCGCGATGATTTTGTGAACCCCGGCGCGCGCTCCATTTCTGGCAGCTACGCCGGAACCTATCTCGAATTTTCCACGACCGAAGGTGAACAAATTCTCGTGCGCATCACCACCGGTCGCACCTACGAAGCCGCGCAGCAACAACTCGACACCGAATCCCACAACTTCGACGAAGTCCATCAACGCGCCAGGGATGCCTGGAGCGAGAAATTAAATTTGATCCAGGTCGAAGGCGGCTCCGAAAAAGAGCGCGGACTTTTTTATTCCACCCTTTATAATTCCCTCCTCACTCCCCGGCTCATCGTCAAAAAAGGCGACCGCATGCGCGGCGGCGATACCCAAAATATCGCCGAGTACGATCGTTACAGTCCCATCGCTTTCTGGGACACCGGCCGCAATCAAATCGTCTTGCTCACCTTGCTCGAGCCGGATGTGAAGACCAATATCCTCCGCACCCACCTCGAGATGGCCCGCGAATCCGGCTGGATGCACACCTCATTCTACGGCGACCACGCCGTGTTCATGTATCTCGGCGATTGGGAGCGCGGCCTGCCCTTCGATTACGCTTCCGTCTATGAATACCTTCGCAAAAACGCCATGGACCCCGCCGGCCCCCGCGGCGACCTTGCCGAATACCTCAAGAACGGCTGGGTCCACGACGACTTCCAGGAACATCCCAGCCCGCCCTACGCCGGAGGCCACGCCGGTGTGGACAAAACTTTGGAATATAGCTGGGACGATTACGCAATGGCCCTGTTCGCCAAAAAACTCGGCAAGGACGACGACTACAAAATGTTCCTCGCCCGTGCGCATAATTATACCAACGTGTTCGATCCCTCCACCGGCTTCATGCGCGGAAAAAATCCCGACGGCACCTGGATTTCTCCCTACGACCCCAACGAACCCTATTACAACTACATGACCAAGGAAGCCAGCGGTTGGCAAAATTTCTGGCTTGTGCCGCACGACGTTCAGGGCCTCATCAACCTCGTCGGTGGCCGCGAAAATTTCCTCAAGAAACTCGATGCGTTTTTCAACACCCCGTACCACCCGCAAGGCATCGCCCGCGACGTCACCGGCATGATCGGCCTGTACTGCCAGGGCAACCAGCCCGACCAGCAAACCGCCTACTACTACGACTACGCCGGCCAGCCGTGGAAAACCCAGGAACTCGCCCGCAAAATCCTCCGCCTCATGTACGGTAGCGATAAATCCGGCAACGCCTACCCCGGCATGGATGACCAGGGCTCCACCTCATCCTGGTACGTCTTCAGCGCCATGGGATTTTACACCGTTGACCCCTCCAGCCCCAACTACACCATCGGCTCCCCCATCTTCGACAAAGTCACCCTGCGCCTGGGCAACGGCAAAACCCTCGTCATCGAGACAAAAAACAACTCCGAAAAAAACCTCTACATCCAATCCGCCACCCTCAACGGAAAACCCTGGAACAAACCCTGGTTCGCCCACACCGACATCGCCAACGGCGGCCACTTCATCTTCGAAATGGGCCCCCAACCCAACACAAACTGGGGCACCGCCCCGGACGCCGCACCGCCGTCAATGTCTAACTAA